The Microbispora sp. ZYX-F-249 genomic interval TTGCCCGGCGCGGTGAACGGCGGGTAGGCGGCGCGCCCGGGCACGGCGGCCCGCGCCGGGAGCGCCGGGAACGCCGGAAGCGCTGACGGCACGGTGCTCGATGACAGCACGGTGCTCGTGGTCACCGTTCCCGCGGGCGCGGTGGTGCGCGCCTGCGCCGTGCCGGTGACGCCGGTCGCCGCGAACGTCACGGCCCCCACCGCGACGAGCGTGGCCGCGGCCAGTCGCCGTCGACCCCTCATCATGACCAACCCCTCATAAGCCCGATTCTCGATCAAAGGACCCACCTTACGATCCGATTGTGAGCCGCGTGATCATAAGTGGCCACAATCGGCGGCGTATGTCCTCGCAATCCGTTTAGAGTGACCGCGTGGCAGAAAAGTTGCATCCGAACGTCGTCCGAGTTCAAGAGGCCCTGCGGGCCCACGAGGTGGCGGGCGAGGTCGTCGTGCTGGACGAGGCCGCCCCGACGGCCGCCACGGCGGCGGCCCGGCTCGGCTGCGAGGTGGGCGCGATCGCCAACAGCCTGATCTTCGACGCGGACGGCGCGCCGCTGCTGGTGCTGACCAGCGGCGCCCACCGCGTGAACACCGATCTGATCGCGCGGCTGGTCGGCGCGGCGAAGGTGCGGCGGGCCACGCCGGAGTTCGTCCGCGAGCACACCGGGCAGCCCATCGGCGGCGTCGCCCCGGTCGGGCACCCCGCGCCCGTACGGACACTGGTGGACACCTGGCTGGGCAAGCACGACGTGGTGTGGGCCGCCGCGGGGCACCCCCACACCGTCTTCCCCACGTCCTACGAGGAGTTGCTGCGCATCACCGGGGGCACGGCCGCCGAGGTGGAGTGACGCCTGCCGGACCGGCCCGGCGACGTTTTGCTAAGGTGCGACGAGTGATCCAACTGCGACGCGTGGGGCCCGACCGGTTCAGGGCGGTGCTGGACACCGTGCTGGAGATTTACACGGTCGCCATGCGCCCGCCGTCGGACCAGCTCGCGGGGCGCATGGCGATCATGCGTAACCACTCCACCTATCCCGACTTCGACTGCGTGCTCGCCGAGGACGCGCAGGCGCCCGGCGGCGTCGCCGCCTTCGCGTACGGTTTCCACGGCGGCCGCGGGCAGTGGTGGCACGACGTCGTACGCGGGGCGCTGCAGGACCGGGCCGGGCCGGTCGTGGCGGAGGACTGGTTCGGCGACGCCCTGGAGATCGCCGAGATCCACGTGCGCCCCGAATACCAGGGCCGGGGCATCGGCCGGCGTCTGATCCACACGCTGTGCGAGGGCCGCCCGGAGCGCACCGCAGTGCTCTCGACGCACGACGCCCCCACGGTGGCCCGGCATCTGTACCGGGACGTCGGGTTCGCCGACCTGATGACCCGGTTCGTCTTCCCCGGCGGGTACGAGGAGTACGTCATCGCCGGGGTGCGGCTGCCGCTGCCCGAGCGCGCGGCCCGCGAGGGCTGAACGGGCCGGCCGGCTCAGCCGGCGACGGCGGCGGGCACGCTGTGCAGCGCCTGGAACACCTCGCGGGTCGCGCTCGACCGGTTGAAGGTGATGAAGTGGATGCCGGGCGCGCCCTCGTCGAGCAGCTTCTGGCACAGCTCGACGGCG includes:
- a CDS encoding YbaK/EbsC family protein, which codes for MAEKLHPNVVRVQEALRAHEVAGEVVVLDEAAPTAATAAARLGCEVGAIANSLIFDADGAPLLVLTSGAHRVNTDLIARLVGAAKVRRATPEFVREHTGQPIGGVAPVGHPAPVRTLVDTWLGKHDVVWAAAGHPHTVFPTSYEELLRITGGTAAEVE
- a CDS encoding GNAT family N-acetyltransferase, encoding MIQLRRVGPDRFRAVLDTVLEIYTVAMRPPSDQLAGRMAIMRNHSTYPDFDCVLAEDAQAPGGVAAFAYGFHGGRGQWWHDVVRGALQDRAGPVVAEDWFGDALEIAEIHVRPEYQGRGIGRRLIHTLCEGRPERTAVLSTHDAPTVARHLYRDVGFADLMTRFVFPGGYEEYVIAGVRLPLPERAAREG